A DNA window from Maribellus comscasis contains the following coding sequences:
- a CDS encoding UvrD-helicase domain-containing protein, which produces MLTVYKASAGSGKTFQLVVEYLKLLMQNPFNYKHILAVTFTNKATNEMKSRILEQLHLLAKGEESKYLETLQHELDFTEENIRQKSRFVLKNILHDYNRFSINTIDSFTQRVIKAFNRELGISPNFALELDDSLVLEEAVDQMLSKIDQDKKLLDWLVKFSEEKITENQSQRIEEDIKALGKELFNEKFQLFFPDTKDSATYTRENLDAFKKELGKIIAVFESTLQKKGYEAIALIENHGFSVDDFSYKKTGVAGYFLILSEGKIKEPGARILSAEESSEKWFAKSHKQKAELRSLVESKLQPLLSDILNFFRKQYIPYYSAVAVNNQLRMLGILTDLKEEIRKLLQEKGMLQLSDSNLLLNKIIGESDSPFIYEKVGNFFKYFMLDEFQDTSSLQWRNFKPLISNSLSEGNKNLLVGDVKQSIYRWRNSDWNILAEQIDTDFPAFIPETKALTKNWRSDKNIIAFNNSIIEHLKSAFETNLFSESDDKEWEILKEKFTHIYSDFKQEPGNTSAKNKGFIQVNFLEEDKFQENSTQLLIEQVKQLEDNGFKASDISILIRTNKEGTQIIEEFLSAAKQLENAKYNLSVLSNESLFLHASRSVLFVMLMIEWLIDPENKITQASLLQLWESSIKPELARKGISFSVAQQTLDFSGQDKDNWQLENDFDAAFGQELGSRLQEMQQKVLLTSLDETLTEICSHFQLFKLESELPFLQTLIDKAGEIKTSIANDLSNFLYWWNEKGFRTSVNVNDEIDSIRLLTVHKSKGLEFKAVLIPYLNWKTSWSGNFAPTLWCNTETEPFNRFPLLPVKATSGLENTLFKKDYFEEKANTFIDTMNLIYVAFTRAESVLMINSIDVQKTGKSVNGLLKESLQMMRSKAPFEGCWNEDETVFEFGELYPIQQKEKESNLVLIKNYEFNKFRDKIKLRLNGEDFLVPGKENKSVKNRGKIIHEILSAVQTKNDVETACEQALLEGRIDEEERISIQQELLENINKPEVKHWFDGSWKILNERDLLTSAKILRPDRIMFSGKTAIVVDYKTGEQKQDKYKSQVKRYAKTLKETGFEKVEGFLWYVALNKVEKVGEF; this is translated from the coding sequence ATGCTCACAGTTTACAAAGCGTCGGCGGGTTCCGGAAAAACATTTCAGCTGGTAGTTGAATACCTCAAATTACTGATGCAAAATCCGTTTAACTACAAACACATTTTGGCCGTGACTTTTACCAACAAAGCCACCAACGAAATGAAAAGCCGAATTCTGGAACAGTTGCATTTGCTCGCAAAAGGAGAAGAATCAAAATACCTGGAAACTTTACAACACGAATTAGATTTCACCGAAGAAAATATCCGGCAAAAATCACGGTTTGTTCTGAAAAATATTCTGCACGACTACAACCGTTTTTCCATCAACACCATCGATTCATTTACGCAGCGCGTTATCAAAGCGTTTAACCGCGAATTGGGGATTTCGCCCAATTTTGCACTGGAACTCGATGATAGTTTGGTATTGGAAGAAGCAGTTGACCAAATGTTGTCGAAAATTGATCAGGATAAAAAACTGCTCGACTGGCTGGTAAAATTCAGCGAGGAAAAAATTACAGAAAACCAGAGCCAGCGAATTGAAGAAGATATAAAAGCTTTGGGGAAAGAATTGTTTAATGAGAAGTTTCAACTGTTTTTTCCTGACACAAAAGACTCGGCAACTTATACACGCGAAAATCTTGATGCTTTCAAAAAAGAGCTGGGAAAAATTATTGCTGTTTTTGAATCCACATTACAAAAGAAAGGTTATGAAGCGATTGCTTTGATAGAAAATCATGGCTTTTCAGTTGATGATTTCTCCTATAAAAAAACAGGTGTTGCCGGTTACTTTTTGATTCTTTCCGAAGGTAAAATAAAAGAACCCGGAGCTCGAATTTTAAGTGCGGAAGAATCTTCAGAGAAATGGTTTGCAAAAAGCCACAAACAAAAAGCAGAACTTCGGTCTTTGGTTGAAAGTAAATTACAACCTTTACTTTCCGACATTCTCAATTTCTTCCGAAAACAATATATTCCTTATTATTCGGCAGTTGCAGTCAATAACCAGCTGCGAATGCTGGGAATTTTGACCGATTTGAAGGAAGAAATCAGAAAACTGCTGCAGGAAAAAGGAATGTTGCAACTTTCCGATTCCAACTTGCTGCTCAACAAAATAATTGGAGAGAGCGATTCGCCTTTCATTTATGAAAAAGTAGGGAATTTTTTCAAGTATTTTATGCTCGATGAGTTTCAGGATACCTCGTCGTTACAATGGAGAAATTTTAAACCGCTTATTTCCAACTCGCTTTCCGAAGGCAACAAAAACCTGCTGGTGGGCGATGTAAAACAATCGATTTACCGCTGGAGAAACAGCGACTGGAATATTCTGGCAGAACAGATCGACACCGATTTTCCTGCATTTATTCCGGAAACGAAAGCACTCACAAAAAACTGGCGAAGCGACAAAAATATTATCGCTTTTAACAACTCGATTATTGAACATCTAAAATCGGCTTTTGAAACGAACCTTTTTTCTGAATCCGACGACAAAGAATGGGAAATTCTGAAAGAAAAATTCACCCATATTTACAGCGATTTTAAACAGGAACCGGGAAATACGTCGGCTAAAAACAAAGGATTTATTCAGGTTAATTTTCTGGAAGAAGATAAATTTCAGGAAAACTCAACCCAACTTTTAATTGAACAGGTAAAACAGTTGGAAGACAACGGTTTTAAGGCATCTGACATTTCCATTTTAATTCGAACAAATAAAGAGGGAACACAAATTATTGAAGAATTTTTATCTGCGGCGAAACAGCTGGAAAATGCGAAATACAACCTTTCAGTTTTGTCCAACGAATCGTTGTTTTTACATGCTTCCCGCTCGGTTTTGTTTGTTATGTTGATGATTGAATGGCTCATCGACCCGGAAAATAAAATCACGCAGGCTTCTCTTTTGCAACTTTGGGAATCGTCGATAAAACCGGAATTGGCAAGAAAAGGTATTTCGTTTTCAGTGGCGCAACAAACACTTGATTTTTCAGGACAAGACAAAGATAACTGGCAGTTGGAAAATGATTTCGACGCGGCTTTCGGGCAGGAATTGGGCAGTCGTTTGCAGGAAATGCAACAAAAAGTTTTACTTACTTCGCTTGACGAAACACTGACGGAAATTTGCAGCCATTTTCAGCTTTTCAAACTCGAAAGTGAACTTCCTTTCCTGCAAACCTTAATTGACAAAGCGGGGGAAATAAAAACCTCGATTGCCAACGACCTTTCCAACTTTTTATACTGGTGGAACGAAAAAGGATTCAGAACCTCGGTAAATGTAAACGACGAAATTGATTCCATCCGTTTATTAACCGTTCACAAATCGAAAGGACTGGAATTTAAAGCCGTGCTGATTCCCTATTTAAACTGGAAAACATCGTGGAGTGGCAACTTCGCTCCCACCCTTTGGTGCAACACAGAAACGGAGCCATTTAACCGTTTTCCGCTCCTTCCTGTGAAGGCAACTTCAGGACTGGAAAATACGCTTTTCAAAAAAGACTATTTTGAGGAAAAAGCAAATACATTTATCGACACAATGAACCTGATATATGTAGCATTTACGCGTGCAGAATCGGTTTTGATGATAAATTCAATTGATGTTCAAAAAACGGGGAAAAGTGTAAATGGTCTGCTCAAGGAATCTTTGCAAATGATGCGTTCGAAAGCACCTTTTGAAGGTTGCTGGAACGAAGATGAAACGGTTTTTGAATTTGGAGAACTCTATCCAATTCAACAAAAAGAAAAGGAATCGAATCTGGTTCTGATAAAAAATTACGAGTTCAATAAATTCCGTGATAAAATAAAACTGCGCTTAAACGGTGAAGATTTCCTGGTTCCCGGCAAAGAAAATAAATCGGTAAAAAACAGGGGGAAAATTATACACGAAATTCTTTCTGCTGTCCAAACCAAAAACGATGTAGAAACCGCCTGCGAACAAGCTTTACTAGAAGGAAGAATTGATGAAGAAGAGCGCATTTCGATTCAACAGGAATTACTGGAGAACATTAATAAACCCGAAGTAAAGCACTGGTTCGATGGCAGCTGGAAAATATTAAATGAGAGAGATTTATTAACATCAGCAAAAATTCTTCGTCCAGACCGAATTATGTTTTCAGGAAAGACAGCGATTGTGGTCGATTACAAAACCGGTGAGCAAAAACAGGACAAATACAAAAGTCAGGTAAAACGTTACGCTAAAACGCTAAAAGAAACCGGATTTGAGAAAGTGGAAGGATTTCTTTGGTATGTTGCATTAAACAAAGTGGAAAAAGTGGGTGAATTTTAA
- a CDS encoding DUF4293 domain-containing protein — protein sequence MIQRIQTAYLLVAGLLVASLYKLKFAELAVNDEIYTFSAKGIFNGETLIFNGLPILIFIGVIALLHFIVIGMYKKRVRQIRITVFTIILLLGLFGMFFYFAYASFDGAKIAFKVPVAFPVVAIILDYLAIRAIGKDEALVRSLNRIR from the coding sequence ATGATTCAACGAATTCAAACAGCATATTTATTGGTTGCCGGATTATTGGTAGCCTCGCTTTACAAACTAAAATTTGCCGAACTGGCTGTAAACGACGAGATTTACACCTTTTCAGCAAAAGGAATTTTTAATGGAGAAACACTTATTTTTAACGGGTTACCCATTTTAATTTTTATCGGCGTTATCGCGCTATTGCATTTTATAGTTATCGGAATGTACAAAAAACGCGTTCGTCAGATTCGGATAACGGTATTCACGATTATTCTCTTGCTCGGACTTTTCGGCATGTTTTTCTATTTCGCCTATGCAAGTTTCGACGGAGCCAAAATCGCATTTAAAGTTCCGGTAGCATTTCCGGTTGTAGCCATTATTTTGGATTATCTGGCCATTCGTGCTATTGGGAAAGATGAAGCTTTGGTTCGAAGCCTGAACAGAATACGATAA
- a CDS encoding nucleotidyltransferase family protein produces MKAMVFAAGLGTRLKDETADKPKALVEIGGKTLLQRTIEKLKKEGVDEIVVNVHHFSEKVKNFIATNNFGIPVSISDESEQLLDTGGGLKKAAPLLKDSDPILIYNVDILSTVNLKELVNYHKKSGALATLTVRDRKTERYLKFDEEKRLVGWLNKKTGETKISVPETFESGIEKTFSGIHVVSPEIFEYFPEDDRFSIIDFYLELSKTQLIKGFFDDSDLWMDVGKPHQLEEARRLFS; encoded by the coding sequence ATGAAAGCAATGGTTTTTGCCGCCGGGCTTGGTACGCGTTTAAAAGACGAAACAGCAGACAAACCCAAAGCTTTGGTAGAAATTGGTGGCAAAACACTTTTGCAACGAACCATTGAAAAACTAAAAAAAGAAGGTGTCGATGAAATTGTGGTGAACGTGCACCATTTTTCAGAAAAGGTAAAAAACTTCATTGCCACAAACAATTTTGGAATTCCAGTTTCTATTTCCGATGAAAGTGAACAACTGCTCGACACCGGCGGCGGATTGAAAAAAGCGGCTCCTTTACTAAAAGATTCTGATCCAATTTTAATTTACAATGTTGATATTTTAAGCACTGTTAATTTAAAAGAATTGGTAAATTATCACAAAAAATCAGGCGCGTTGGCAACCTTGACTGTGCGCGACCGAAAAACAGAACGCTACCTAAAATTCGACGAGGAAAAGAGATTGGTGGGCTGGTTAAATAAAAAAACGGGCGAAACAAAAATATCAGTTCCGGAAACGTTCGAAAGTGGTATTGAAAAAACATTCAGTGGAATTCATGTGGTGAGCCCTGAAATATTTGAATATTTCCCGGAAGACGATCGTTTTTCTATTATCGATTTTTATCTCGAACTTTCAAAAACACAGCTTATCAAAGGTTTTTTCGACGACTCGGATTTGTGGATGGATGTTGGAAAACCACATCAATTGGAAGAAGCAAGAAGATTGTTTTCGTAA
- a CDS encoding glycosyltransferase family 2 protein → MKVCGFTFIRNVERYDFPIVEAITSVLPLCDKFVVAVGKSEDNTREIIEKIAPGKIQIVDTVWDESLKNGGVVYAAETDKAFDAVPEEFDWCFYIQGDEVVHEKYLPVIKKAMQENLERKEVEGLLFRYKHFFGTFDYVGDSRKWYRREIRVIRNNKKIRSYRDAQGFRKNGEKLNVVPVDAEIYHYGWVRHPRFMQEKIDAVRRFYDGISEAEAQQKATAAEFNYSQKYDALARFEGSHPKVMEERIKRLNWQVNVDLSQTHMKLKYRILYRIEKWFGVRLFEYRNYRILK, encoded by the coding sequence ATGAAAGTTTGTGGTTTTACATTTATCCGAAATGTGGAGAGGTATGATTTTCCAATTGTTGAAGCCATAACTTCGGTTTTGCCGCTGTGCGATAAATTTGTGGTTGCTGTCGGAAAATCAGAAGATAACACGCGCGAAATTATTGAGAAAATTGCTCCCGGTAAAATTCAAATTGTAGATACGGTTTGGGATGAATCTCTAAAAAACGGGGGAGTGGTTTACGCGGCTGAAACCGATAAAGCTTTTGACGCAGTTCCCGAGGAATTTGACTGGTGTTTTTATATTCAGGGTGATGAAGTCGTGCACGAGAAATATTTGCCCGTGATTAAAAAAGCGATGCAGGAAAATCTTGAACGAAAAGAAGTGGAAGGGTTACTGTTTCGCTACAAACATTTTTTCGGAACTTTCGATTATGTGGGCGATTCCAGAAAATGGTACCGTCGGGAAATCCGGGTTATTCGAAACAATAAAAAAATACGTTCGTACCGCGATGCTCAGGGGTTTCGAAAAAACGGTGAGAAATTGAATGTGGTTCCGGTGGATGCTGAAATTTATCATTACGGTTGGGTGCGCCATCCCAGATTTATGCAGGAAAAAATTGATGCTGTCCGTCGTTTTTATGATGGAATTTCGGAAGCGGAAGCACAACAAAAAGCTACAGCTGCTGAGTTTAATTACAGCCAGAAATACGATGCGCTCGCCCGTTTTGAAGGCTCGCATCCAAAAGTGATGGAAGAGCGAATAAAACGTTTAAACTGGCAGGTAAATGTTGATTTGTCTCAGACGCACATGAAACTAAAATACCGGATTTTGTACCGGATTGAAAAATGGTTCGGCGTTCGTTTGTTTGAGTATCGAAATTACAGAATTTTGAAGTAG